gGTATTATCTTATGATTAAATGAAGGTTATTGTCGACAGTAAACCTCCACTGCCATATGGGGCGGTATACCTAACTCAGAACTGTGTAGGCCAAGTTAACCTACATCAGATAAATAACCACTGTACATTGAACACGCGTTCCTCTCCCCAATGTGTTATTTGTTAGGAGTAAAAAATAATATGTCTAACAGTTTTCCAACCTTTCATTGCCATTTATTAGTTTTCCAACCTTTTATTTTAAGTTTCACATAGCTAGTTAAAACCGCAACTCCGGCTGACCAGTGACAGTACAGTGTAAACACGACACACATGCATGAAGTTATCGTCGTTCTGGCTCAGCATTGCATCGGAATATCCAGGGCTAAGTAAAGAAAGCATTTTGTTGCTTTTGCCTTTCACAACCACTAACAAATTTGAAGTTGGATTTTCCAcccagacaaaaataaagacaaagtACAGAAATAGACTAAACTCTGCATCTGATATGCGCGTTGGTCTCTCATCCTGCACACCTGACTGGACTGTAATACTGAGGAAAACGTAGCAGGTGCATCTGTCCCATTAGCACCTAAATAGTCTAATATTTGGTGGAAAAAATACATGATCTTGGTTATTTGgtgattgtaatgtttttataataCGCAGGTCTGTGACGGTATATTGTCAATATTGAGAAAAtagatattccatttaaaatatatgtagatattcaatttcatcagctgtttccagctacaatagtcatttacaatattgacagtgtctacactgtatttctgatacatttgatgttattttaatggacgaaattttgctttccttttggaaaacaaggacatttctaagtgaccccaaacctttgaacgatAGTGTATAATGACAGCATTCTGTAATTGATTCTTTGTGTTTCATGCACCAACAGGGTGCATAGTCATGTAAAGTAGTAGTAATAGTCATGTAAAGTAGCATGCTAATAATGTACCTGAGCCAGCTCGTCCAACTTAacctttcttttgttttttaatgaccAGTTAGGCCATTACCTTCAGACACCACTCGTGTTTGTCTGGGAGGAGATATGGGGTCAGGCGGGTACTTATTCCCTAATAACAGACATTTaatctaacattgaaaaacgtCCCATGATTTATTAACTATGTAACTATCCAAGAAACAAAGGGCCAGACACTCTTCAGTTGCCTTTGTTGTCAATTCAACCAAATTGTACACATGGTctatataatgtgtttttcttccCAAATGCTGTGTGTTGACCCACCTACTGCCCCCTGGTGATGGAATGGTGTCCTCATTACAACTGTGTCAACACCCTGTTAAATCCTATTCCTATAGGGCTGATCCTGCCCAGTGGGGAGATCAACTGGAACTGTCCGTGTCTGGGAGGGATGGCCAGCGGGCCCTGCGGCACCCAGTTCAAGGAAGCCTTCTCCTGCTTCCACCACAGCAGCGAGGAGGTGAAGGGTTCAGAGTGCGTGGACAACTTCCGCGCCATGCAAGAGTGCATGCAGAAGTACCCCGAGCTCTACCCGCAGGAAGACGAGAACCAAGGCGCTGCCTCTGGAGGGTCCGACGCTCCCACCGAGGACTCTGCCCCAACCCCCACTAGTGACTTAACACCCACGCCGGAATCTGCCCCCTCATCCGACAACACGCCACCCACAGACATCCAGGCCCACAGCTAAAGTCACCCGTCCTCACCGAGTCTCCCTGAAACCATTGCAGAACACATGCCGCCCAGTGGAGATCCACCGTGTGTTGGCTGATGATTCGGGCGTGTTGTCGGGGCTCAACATTCACCACTAGGGAGAATGACTTAAAGGGAGGCCTAGGACTGCCGAGGAGTCCTGTCTCTCACAGGGAATATCAGTTAATGCCATGAGAGGTGTAGGATAACGCAGAAGAAATACAGATCTATTTCTTATATACTTTATTATTCATTCATCGTGCTCCCGATGTTCCTACAGTGGTCATTTTGTATAGGAGAGCTTGTTTGCTGCGAAAGAGAAGTGAAAAGTCTCTCATACTATACTATTCTGCCGCTTGTCATCAAGTTTCAAATAAAGTCATCTGTGCCATTCTGTGTTAATTGTACACTGGAGTTTAGAAATCTACTGTCAATGTTACTGCTCAAAGTATTTAGTGTTCACTTGCCCATAGTCAACTAGTATCGAGTGATAACTAATGTACGAGTACTCAATTGCTGGCCAAAGATTATGTCACAGGCCTCCTTTGGTCAAAAGTCCTGAGTGTTGCTGGTGCTGGTATGATTTTCCACCCATCAGTTTTTCTCGGTTAAATCTCAAATTTAGCACCGTCTTTATGACCTTCATGACCTCACTATGAATAGATCTGCCCACCTAATAGCCTCCCTTCATAACCCATGCTGCTCTAATTCAGTGAAAATCCTTTGTGTCTATGCAATGACTTCCTTGAGAATCTGACACTGCAAACCAACCGGTTTGGTTGTGCGGCGCTTACACGTTCTCCATGGAAGCGAGCGCTCTGTAATGTGTTGCTGATTGACTGTGACAAGACTAATCAGTGGGAGAGCTTTGATGACCTTGGGGCTGAATCCTAACTTggtttgtaattattatcatcatGCATATCGCAGTGTCATAAAATACATGATTTATGGGAGCATTTGGGCTTTTGAGATTCAGGGCTTCTGTTTGGAGTCCTTATGCCCTGTAAGGCCCTCTGGCTTTGGTGCTGCCTACTATGATCAACCACTGTTCTGTTAGAGTGATAGAGGTGCTGGTATAGTATGATAACTGAGTTGTGTGAATCCTGAGGGTCCATCCAAAGCAAGTTTTTCTTTCACCTGCTTTTACAACATCATTTGTAGCCTTAATTCACTGGTACTCCCTTTTACATGCCCTGATTAAAAGTGGATGCTGAACCATGtctcattttgttttgtacCACTTTctaataatattaaaacactAGTGGCAACAGTGCTTTATTCATACAAGGTTTTGAAACCTATTCCTTCTGGGGTCATTTGGTGAAAGAACTTCATATTGGAATAAGATTAGCTACATTTTCtttaactgttttgttttatcctCAAACAGATTGCTTTGGTGTTGAATGAAGTATAGTATGAGATAACTACATTTTTTCAAGAAATAACTGCCTATTGAAAGTGTTTATATAACACTTGTTGTATAAAAGTGTTTATATAACGTAGCCAGTACCGCTCTGTAGGTAAATTTGACCTTTTGGGCTATGAGCTACTGCAAAAATGTTGCAGTGTGGGTTTGGTTGAATTCAGCCCTAAAACTATTGGTTGCATTTTCATTAGCGCTCGTCTGATGTCTAAAAACGGATCACTGGAATGTACTGAGACAGATCGTGGAAGGGatcattttgatatttttgtttatcGTTTATTGATATGTTTGTAAAAAGACGAACACAAAGTTTCATACCACGGTTTTATCTGTCCAGTAGTTGGGGGCCAGAGATGTGATCTCCCATAACCACCCAAGCATTCAGCATGTTCCGGAGGGATTCTTCTGTCCATGTGCAGGGAGTGACACTTGAGTAAATCTCCCAATATTCCAGGGTCCAGTCCATCCTTTTCGCATTAATTTACAGGATTTTAGTCTTCATGCGGGCAAGATATTCCATATCAGTCACTGTCTTAATCCGCTTAGTATCAGTCCATTTCCTGAATGATCTAGTGGACGGCCAATTCCCCAACCCATCTCTTTCAGTGTTCTGTTATTGCTGTGGAGAGGGTGTTCAAGGGCACCCCTGTGATATGTGGACCCCCAGTTGCGGTGTCCAGGAAACCACCAAACTCTGCATTGTCACCAGCAGCCGCCCGGTTCCTGCCTCCTCTGGGCCCGCTAATAGGTACTCCACACctgggaagagggagagagttcaGCCTTGGTCCTGTTTAAAACAACCGATCACAGTGACGAGTGTAGCTACCAACCTTGTGGGAAGGATGACGTTCAGAAGATTCCTGAATATACCGGTACCATCGGCAGTGTTTGGTGATGGATGTTTTGGCCTACCTGGATTTAGGATGGGGCAGGTGCACCCCCGGGTAGTCCAGGACACGGGGTAGAGGTTGTGGGTGCCCTGGGAGAGGGGTACTTTTCCTGACCGCAGCACCTTGCGAACTTTGACCTGCACCTCCGCATGGCTCCCCTTGTCATGAGCCGCCAATACGCTGGCCTTGATCACTAGCACAGACACATGGAGCCAGCTGAATCACAGAGCTAGGAAATATACACTTAATGCAGCATACACTCATTATGAAGTCAACATCATACATGTATGTTCTGGAGTCCATTTATTTCCCTTGACTTGACCAATGGCCTAGAACCCATTACCGAGTGAGGGGCACGGTAAAGATGATAAGAGTTACAGTACGTTAGGACCTTGACCGTTGGTGTGTTTGGTCTTAAGGTACAGTATGTCAGGACCTTGACCGTAGGTGTGTTTGGTCTTAAGGTACAGTATGTCAGGACCTTGACCGTAGGTGTGTTTGGTCTTAAGGTACAGTATGTCAGGACCTTGACCGTTGGTGTGTTTGGTCTTAAGGTACAGTATGTCAGGACCTTGACCGTAGGTGTGTTTGGTCTTAAGGTACAGTACGTCAGGACCTTTACCATAGGCATGTTTGGTCTTGCAGAGATCTGAAACACTCCTCAGTTTCCTCTCCTTGCAGCTACATTTCCCTGGGGGGAGCCACAGAGTGCACATTAGTGTTTACACAAAACCATGACAGCACACGACGGATTCTAGTGGGGTTCACCTGTCCAGTGCAGGGCAGAGACTGCAAGTTCCTTCGACCACACTGCCTCGCCCTCATTGGTCAAGACATGGTCCATGTCGGGAATCTTGCCACCAATGGGGATATTGAAAACTTGGTTATTTGCATAGCTGCAAGTGACAATGAGAATACAGAGGTCATTGTAGAGTAAAACTGGAAAGAGGAAGGAAAGACACAATGTTGGATAGTACAGAGAAGTAGACTTGGGGTTAACCTGTCCAGGCAGAGCCCTGTGTCTAGGTTACAGTTCTGGGGACAAGCACAGCGTAGGCACCCCTCTTCCCCGAAGCCCCAGTACCCAGGGAGGCAGTGGCTACAGCTTAGTCCCCCAACACCTGGTCTGCAGGGGCACTGCCCACTCCTGGGGTGACACCATGACCCCTTCTCACCTGAGCTGGGTGGTAATGAGCCCACTGGATCACACCAACAAGCtgtgaaagaggaagagaggaactGGAGATCCACAGACTTCGAAGACCCTACCTGCACAGCCTGCTGTTATAAACCAGGACAGAACATGCTCTAGGACAAGGTAATATAGACAAGATGTCTGTATTTTCATGTGCTATACATGTATAACATTTTACTGGAGTTCACTGCCATGTTCAACAGCTGAAATGTAGCATTAACACTTTACTTATTATTTTTATCAAATGTTCTCATCATATTTTCTTGCCATATTTTTTATGATGTATTCTTATAATATTTTCTTATGTTTGTTTCTCttgtttttgttactttttCTAATCACATGTTCTTATTaggttttttgttatttattcttAGCGTTTTTGTACAATATTTTCTTATGGTTTTCTCATCCTATTTTCTCATCCTATTTTCTCATCCTATTTTCTAATCATATCTTGCTGTCTGCAGGTCCGGCCTTACGTGTGCAGACGTGGGGGGAGTTGAGGGGCATGGTTGGGCGGCGGCGGAACCCGTATCGACAGCGCTGGCACCTGTGCCCTGCTGTGTTGTGTTGGCAGTtgtcgcactcacccccacgGGTGGCCATCGATGACAGCCATGCCCTCTGGGAGAAGTGGCAGCTCTCGGCATGGCCGTGACACTCACACTCTGGAGCACAGAGCGGCCAGGGTGAAgcgggagggaggaggaaggagttTGTAAGTAGGAATTATTATTATGAGATGAAACACAGTGGAAGGATTTCCCACACTCCCAGCTTGGCTCGGAGAGCAACCTCCCTGCATGCAGTAAATCTGGTTCATATGAAACCTTATAATAGGAATGTCAACAGTGTTGACGTATTTCTATAGTCACTCAATATAAGCTTAAAGGACTAGTGTGCTATTTCACAAATTTGATGTTTCATGGTTCTTCATCTTAAAAGTAGTCTATGGATTAATAGAAAAGTAATCCATGGttcattttatattaaatagACATTACAGCTAACTTCAGCCACCCCTCACATTTCAGGTGAATTGGCCAACCCCTTTTTTTTCACTAGCAGTGACTAAAGTTttataataagaaaacattgcattttcTCCTGGTCCATAGATGACTTTAGGAGCCGGGAACTGTCTAACGTCCAGTTGTAAAAACAGTGAACTAGTCCTTTAACTTGAGCTGACCCCTCCCAGGGTACTCACTCTGGCACGGGTGTGGCTCCCCACTGGTGCCATTGGCTGGTCTCCAGGGCCAGTCGTTGTACAGGGGCTCACACCGCTCACAGTGCTCTCCTGCCGTGTGGTGAGTGCACACGCACCGGACCGGCACCTGACACACACGACAGGCCTGCTCAACAccaacatccacacaaacacccgCCAGACAGGACGCAAGTGCCGAGGCCGAGTCGGCCGCGCTCACCGTGCCTGGTGTGTCCGGTCCACCGCCATGGGGCGAGCAGTGTTCTGCGTGGCCGTGACATAGACAGGTCCCTCCAGCCATGAGAGTGTAAATGGCGAAGGGAGCTGG
This sequence is a window from Esox lucius isolate fEsoLuc1 chromosome 17, fEsoLuc1.pri, whole genome shotgun sequence. Protein-coding genes within it:
- the chchd4a gene encoding mitochondrial intermembrane space import and assembly protein 40; this translates as MSYCKQEGKDRIIFVTKEDHEAPSNAELIADDPNDPYEDQGLILPSGEINWNCPCLGGMASGPCGTQFKEAFSCFHHSSEEVKGSECVDNFRAMQECMQKYPELYPQEDENQGAASGGSDAPTEDSAPTPTSDLTPTPESAPSSDNTPPTDIQAHS
- the si:dkey-202e22.2 gene encoding netrin-4 isoform X2, which encodes MLAINWALILALMHCGTASRCVNHACSPPLGNLAVGRTLTTTLSGCCGNGSHLPCPTPLQPCPKDLHPPAHMVDDPFLHPDTWWASGVGAGQEEEVRLDLETSFYLTHVVLLFRSPRPAAMAVERSRDFGRTWETLKLFADNCSRAFGLPDDISQPGSPCTSRYSSARPCSGGEVILRTLAPGRSVDPYSPESSVQLTITNLRLRLLKAQSCPLSTASFTPSSRPVSEPLGPAPFAIYTLMAGGTCLCHGHAEHCSPHGGGPDTPGTVPVRCVCTHHTAGEHCERCEPLYNDWPWRPANGTSGEPHPCQKCECHGHAESCHFSQRAWLSSMATRGGECDNCQHNTAGHRCQRCRYGFRRRPTMPLNSPHVCTPCWCDPVGSLPPSSGEKGSWCHPRSGQCPCRPGVGGLSCSHCLPGYWGFGEEGCLRCACPQNCNLDTGLCLDSYANNQVFNIPIGGKIPDMDHVLTNEGEAVWSKELAVSALHWTGKCSCKERKLRSVSDLCKTKHAYVIKASVLAAHDKGSHAEVQVKVRKVLRSGKVPLSQGTHNLYPVSWTTRGCTCPILNPGVEYLLAGPEEAGTGRLLVTMQSLVVSWTPQLGVHISQGCP
- the si:dkey-202e22.2 gene encoding netrin-4 isoform X1 — translated: MLAINWALILALMHCGTASRCVNHACSPPLGNLAVGRTLTTTLSGCCGNGSHLPCPTPLQPCPKDLHPPAHMVDDPFLHPDTWWASGVGAGQEEEVRLDLETSFYLTHVVLLFRSPRPAAMAVERSRDFGRTWETLKLFADNCSRAFGLPDDISQPGSPCTSRYSSARPCSGGEVILRTLAPGRSVDPYSPESSVQLTITNLRLRLLKAQSCPLSTASFTPSSRPVSEPLGPAPFAIYTLMAGGTCLCHGHAEHCSPHGGGPDTPGTVPVRCVCTHHTAGEHCERCEPLYNDWPWRPANGTSGEPHPCQKCECHGHAESCHFSQRAWLSSMATRGGECDNCQHNTAGHRCQRCRYGFRRRPTMPLNSPHVCTPCWCDPVGSLPPSSGEKGSWCHPRSGQCPCRPGVGGLSCSHCLPGYWGFGEEGCLRCACPQNCNLDTGLCLDSYANNQVFNIPIGGKIPDMDHVLTNEGEAVWSKELAVSALHWTGKCSCKERKLRSVSDLCKTKHAYVIKASVLAAHDKGSHAEVQVKVRKVLRSGKVPLSQGTHNLYPVSWTTRGCTCPILNPGRPKHPSPNTADGTGIFRNLLNVILPTRLVATLVTVIGCFKQDQG